DNA from Ignavibacteriales bacterium:
TTCTTTGTTCTCTTTGGCGCACTCGCGTCCTAATTCCTCAATAATTTTGTCACGCTCTTCCCCGGAAACTTTTGAATTTACTATATCCATTAATTTGGCAAAGCGTCTCTGCATGAATCCGATTCTTCCGTCTTCCTTTTGTTCGTCACCGCCGGAATTAGAAAACGCTTTTGCAGAAGTTAATACCGGCATTCCGATACAAGAACAAATACCTAATAGGCAAGCTGAATGAATAAAGTCTTTCCTTTCCATTTTTCAATCTCCGTTTTGAAAATGTTTGATTTTTCTATCTTTCATTTTATCATTCCCAGAATTAAAATCATTATTATTATAGCAATAAATATTATTGAACTCGGGCGAGCAAAATTCAAGGTCCAACCTAGCCATGGAATTCTTTTAGGTACTATTATTCTCTGATCATCCGGATTGTAATAGAATATACCCCAGATTCTATAATCATTATTTATTATAATTCTATTTTTTTGTTTTCTTAAGTAAACAAATTGAACTATCTCAAAAATGATGTGCAAACTTGCCAGAATTACTATGAAAATTAAAATAATATTATCTATTCTCATTTAATTACTTTTAATATTCTCTTAGTGCCCGCTAAACGGTGTACCGAAAATGCCAACAGCAAGTTCTGCCCAAATGAGGAGAAGTGCTGCCAGAAGAACTACACAGATGGCGATTCGGTACTTAATTTTATTTATCTTCCTTATAACAAATTCACACATCAGACCAGTACCGAGTAGTAGGATAGCAGCAACAACAAAATCGAGTACTGTCCAGCTTACCTCATCTGTGAACTGCATTGCTATTAGTGGTATAAATAGTAGAAGCACTACAGCTAGCACAATTACGATAAGTCTTTTGTTCTGCTTAATCATATATTTTTTGTTTTGATTCATTTTACTTCCATTCATAATTCTATATTTTATTTTAACTAAGCATAACGGCATGCAACTAAAGTCGGAGATCCCGATGTATTTTATCGAGGTCGAAGATCCCGATGTATTTCATCGGGAACGGAGATCCCGCACTCATTGCGGGGCGCCGCCCAAAATTTATCCGGCGCAGACGGAGAAGCGTCCGGACTGACACGCGGGTTAGATTCCACGCCCGTGAAGCTGAACTCTATTTGCGTTTAACCAACCGGACATGTGCTGCTGCCTCGGAAGCTATAAACTCTGTATATTCATATTTTTTGGCCACTTCGTCAGTTCCGTCAAAAAGCCGTTCGCCGGCTCCAAGCAACTTGGGCGTTATGACGAGGTGTAATTCGTCAATGAGTCCGGCTCGCAAATATTGCCTCACGGCGGTTGCACCACCGCCAATCCGCACATCTTTTCCATTTGCAGCATCAAATGCTTTCTCTAATGCAATCTCAATTCCCTCTGTTACAAAATGGAAGATTGTTCCGCCTTCCATTGGAATTGATTGTCTCGGATATTTCGTGAGCACGAATACAGGATGGTGATACGGTG
Protein-coding regions in this window:
- a CDS encoding dihydrofolate reductase family protein encodes the protein MAKLVVRAFTMSLDGFTSAPNQSRENPFGEGGRVIMDWALATRTFRTMFGNEGGTTGIDDTFAAKADEGVGATIMGRNMFGPIRGPWLNDDWKGWWGPNPPYHHPVFVLTKYPRQSIPMEGGTIFHFVTEGIEIALEKAFDAANGKDVRIGGGATAVRQYLRAGLIDELHLVITPKLLGAGERLFDGTDEVAKKYEYTEFIASEAAAHVRLVKRK